The Tardiphaga alba genome includes a window with the following:
- a CDS encoding Bug family tripartite tricarboxylate transporter substrate binding protein has product MTIDLRLLNRRQFVTAGAGAAALLSAPSILRANSWPTKPIKILAGSAAGGQTDQFARVYGEYLQRELGQTVVVENKAGAGGAVAALELKRADPDGHTLMICNTTAYMLNPVLIKDIKYNVPQDFAWVTVMPGGSLPLVVSEKTGAKTLKDFIDYAKKTEKVNVGTYAAGSFAHMVIVELNKQYGLKMEAVHYRGEAPMWSDLAGGSIDAGIGSYAAALPVLQTGKGRAVAVSRRRIAALPDVATFKEQGATSRAHTLLTFQGCMAPAKTPPEIIAKLNALFVAASKTDRVSELLKSQGVNEGPMNLEASNALYKDEAPVWAELAAALGPVQ; this is encoded by the coding sequence ATGACGATCGATCTGCGTCTGCTGAATCGACGCCAATTTGTGACAGCTGGCGCAGGCGCCGCTGCATTGCTGAGCGCGCCGTCAATCCTGCGCGCCAATAGCTGGCCGACCAAACCCATCAAGATTCTCGCGGGCTCTGCAGCCGGCGGCCAGACGGATCAGTTCGCGCGCGTCTATGGCGAATATCTGCAGCGCGAACTCGGACAGACCGTGGTGGTGGAGAACAAGGCGGGCGCCGGCGGCGCTGTCGCCGCATTGGAGCTGAAGCGCGCCGATCCCGACGGCCACACGCTGATGATCTGCAACACCACCGCCTATATGCTCAATCCCGTCCTCATCAAGGACATCAAATACAACGTGCCGCAGGATTTTGCGTGGGTGACGGTGATGCCCGGCGGCAGCCTGCCACTGGTGGTGAGCGAGAAGACCGGCGCCAAGACGCTGAAGGATTTCATCGACTATGCGAAGAAGACCGAGAAGGTGAATGTCGGCACCTATGCCGCCGGCTCCTTCGCGCATATGGTGATCGTCGAGCTCAACAAGCAATACGGGCTGAAGATGGAGGCCGTGCATTATCGCGGCGAGGCGCCGATGTGGAGCGATCTCGCCGGTGGCTCCATCGATGCCGGCATCGGCAGCTATGCCGCGGCATTGCCGGTGCTGCAGACAGGCAAGGGCCGCGCGGTGGCGGTGTCGCGCCGGCGCATCGCCGCATTGCCCGATGTCGCGACCTTCAAGGAGCAGGGCGCTACCTCGCGCGCGCATACGCTGCTGACGTTCCAGGGCTGCATGGCGCCGGCCAAGACGCCGCCGGAGATCATCGCAAAGCTCAATGCGCTGTTCGTCGCCGCCAGCAAGACCGATCGCGTGAGCGAATTGCTCAAGAGCCAGGGCGTCAATGAAGGCCCGATGAATCTGGAGGCCAGCAACGCCCTCTACAAGGACGAAGCGCCGGTGTGGGCGGAACTCGCGGCAGCGCTGGGGCCGGTGCAGTAG
- a CDS encoding efflux RND transporter permease subunit → MINAILAFSIRQRWFVMIGVLAVAAFGAWNFTRLPIDAVPDITNVQVQVNVEAPGYSPLEVEQRITFPVETNMSGIPNLQYTRSLSRYGLSQVTIVFNEGTNIYFARQQVSERLQQVKDQLPTGIEIAMGPISTGLGEIYTFALDAKPGAKNADGSPITPIDLRTVQDWIVKPQLRTVPGVVEVNTIGGYEKQFHVLPDPSKLMAYRLSFRDVMTALAANNANVGAGYIERNGEQYLVRTPGQVANLDDIRNVVIGSRSGVPVRISDVADIKIGTDLRTGAATLDGKETVLGTAMLLMGENSRTVSQRVSAKLESIAQTLPDGIVARVLYDRTKLVEATIKTVETNLLEGALLVIVILFLILGNFKAAVATALVIPLSMLITISGMVESKVSANLMSLGAIDFGIIIDGAVIIVENCLRLLAHEQEKRGRLLTRDERFATILAGSKEVIKPSLLGTLIIAVVYLPVLTLTGVEGKMFTPMALTVLMALAGASILSMTFVPAAVALLVTGKVTEKENAFMRGARRLYLPLLALSIRFRGSVAIIAVALLVITGFAASRMGGEFIPSLDEGDVALHAMRIPGTSLTQGIDMQMRLEKNLLEMPEVKEVFSKLGTSEVATDPMPPNVADTIVMLKPRDQWPDPKRSKADLVAAIERQGELLPGNVYELTQPIQMRFNELISGVRSDVGVKIFGDDLDQLLQTAGKVEAVLRGVPGAADVKTEQVTGLPMLTVKLDRPALSRLGLSVQDVQAIVETAVGGKHAGLVFEGDRRFDLVVRLPEHMRTDIEAMKNLPIPLPATEAPAAATRASLTSNSPLSQMRYTPLSAVASIEVTPGPNQISRENGKRRIVVSANVRGRDLGSFVGDAQAQVAEKVKLPSGYWIGWGGQFEQLVSATKRLTIVVPVALALIFLLLFISLGSAADAALVFSGVPLALTGGVAALLLRDIPLSISAGIGFIALSGVAVLNGLVIITFIERLRADGMKIVEAVREGALTRLRPVMMTALVASLGFVPMAIATGPGAEVQRPLATVVIGGIISSTILTLLVLPALYILFRRERNVQP, encoded by the coding sequence ATGATCAACGCCATTCTCGCTTTCTCCATCCGCCAGCGCTGGTTCGTGATGATCGGCGTGCTTGCGGTCGCCGCTTTCGGCGCGTGGAATTTCACCCGCCTGCCCATCGACGCCGTGCCGGATATCACCAATGTCCAGGTGCAGGTGAATGTGGAAGCGCCCGGCTATTCGCCGCTCGAAGTGGAGCAGCGGATCACGTTCCCCGTCGAAACCAATATGAGCGGCATTCCGAACCTGCAATATACGCGCTCGCTGTCGCGCTACGGGCTCAGCCAGGTCACCATCGTCTTCAACGAAGGCACCAATATCTATTTCGCGCGCCAGCAGGTCAGCGAACGCCTGCAGCAGGTGAAGGACCAGCTCCCCACCGGCATCGAGATCGCCATGGGCCCGATCTCCACCGGTCTCGGCGAAATCTACACTTTTGCGCTCGACGCCAAGCCCGGCGCCAAAAACGCCGACGGATCGCCGATCACGCCGATCGATCTGCGCACGGTGCAGGACTGGATCGTCAAGCCGCAGCTGCGCACGGTGCCGGGGGTCGTCGAGGTCAACACCATCGGCGGCTATGAGAAGCAGTTCCACGTGCTGCCCGATCCCAGCAAACTGATGGCCTATCGCCTCAGTTTCCGCGATGTGATGACGGCGCTTGCGGCCAACAATGCCAATGTCGGCGCCGGCTATATCGAGCGCAATGGCGAGCAATATCTCGTTCGCACGCCCGGCCAGGTTGCCAATCTCGACGACATCCGCAATGTGGTGATCGGCTCGCGCAGCGGCGTGCCGGTGCGCATCAGCGATGTCGCCGATATCAAGATCGGCACCGACCTGCGCACGGGTGCTGCGACCCTCGACGGCAAGGAGACGGTGCTCGGCACCGCCATGCTGCTGATGGGGGAGAACAGCCGCACAGTGTCGCAGCGCGTCTCGGCGAAGCTCGAGTCCATCGCGCAGACACTGCCGGACGGCATCGTCGCCCGCGTGCTCTATGACCGTACCAAACTGGTGGAAGCCACTATCAAGACCGTCGAGACCAATCTGCTCGAAGGCGCGCTGCTGGTCATCGTCATCCTGTTCCTCATTCTCGGCAATTTCAAAGCCGCGGTGGCCACCGCTTTGGTCATTCCGCTCTCCATGCTCATCACCATCAGCGGCATGGTGGAGAGCAAGGTCAGCGCCAATCTCATGAGCCTTGGCGCCATCGATTTCGGCATCATCATCGATGGCGCTGTGATCATCGTGGAGAATTGTCTGCGCCTGCTCGCCCATGAGCAGGAGAAGCGGGGCCGTTTGCTGACGCGCGATGAACGCTTCGCGACGATCCTGGCCGGCTCGAAAGAGGTGATCAAGCCGAGCCTGCTCGGCACGCTGATCATCGCTGTGGTTTATCTCCCCGTTCTGACGTTGACCGGCGTGGAAGGAAAAATGTTCACGCCGATGGCGCTCACGGTGCTGATGGCGCTCGCCGGTGCATCGATCCTGTCGATGACCTTTGTGCCGGCCGCCGTCGCGTTGCTGGTCACGGGCAAGGTGACGGAGAAGGAAAACGCCTTCATGCGCGGCGCCCGCCGCCTCTATCTGCCCTTGCTGGCGCTCTCGATCCGCTTCCGCGGTTCGGTCGCCATCATTGCTGTCGCGCTGCTGGTGATCACCGGCTTTGCCGCCTCGCGCATGGGCGGCGAGTTCATCCCGAGCCTCGATGAAGGCGATGTCGCTCTGCACGCCATGCGCATCCCCGGCACCAGCCTGACCCAGGGCATCGACATGCAGATGCGGCTGGAAAAGAATTTGCTGGAAATGCCGGAGGTAAAAGAGGTGTTCTCCAAGCTCGGCACGTCGGAAGTCGCCACCGATCCGATGCCGCCCAATGTCGCCGACACGATCGTGATGCTGAAGCCGCGCGACCAGTGGCCGGATCCGAAGCGCAGCAAGGCCGATCTCGTCGCTGCCATCGAGCGGCAGGGCGAGCTCTTGCCCGGCAATGTCTATGAGCTGACCCAGCCGATCCAGATGCGTTTCAACGAACTCATCTCCGGCGTGCGCAGCGATGTCGGCGTCAAGATCTTTGGCGACGATCTCGACCAGCTGCTGCAGACCGCCGGCAAGGTGGAGGCCGTGCTGCGCGGCGTGCCCGGCGCCGCCGACGTCAAGACCGAGCAGGTCACCGGCCTGCCGATGCTCACCGTCAAGCTCGATCGTCCTGCTCTGTCGCGGCTCGGGCTCAGCGTCCAGGATGTGCAGGCCATTGTCGAGACGGCGGTGGGCGGCAAGCACGCCGGTCTCGTTTTCGAGGGCGATCGCCGTTTCGATCTCGTGGTGCGGCTGCCCGAGCATATGCGCACCGATATCGAGGCGATGAAGAACCTGCCGATTCCATTGCCAGCCACGGAAGCGCCGGCAGCAGCAACACGCGCCTCGCTGACCAGCAACTCGCCGCTGTCGCAGATGCGTTACACGCCGCTGTCGGCGGTGGCCTCCATCGAGGTGACGCCGGGGCCGAACCAGATCAGCCGCGAGAACGGCAAGCGCCGCATCGTGGTGTCGGCCAATGTGCGTGGCCGCGATCTCGGCTCCTTCGTCGGCGATGCGCAGGCGCAGGTGGCCGAGAAGGTGAAGCTGCCGTCCGGCTACTGGATCGGCTGGGGCGGCCAGTTCGAGCAGCTGGTCTCCGCCACCAAGCGTCTCACCATCGTGGTGCCCGTCGCGCTGGCGCTGATCTTCCTGCTGCTGTTCATCTCGCTCGGCTCGGCAGCCGATGCGGCACTGGTGTTCAGCGGCGTGCCATTGGCGCTCACCGGCGGCGTCGCCGCGCTATTGTTGCGTGACATCCCGCTGTCGATCAGCGCCGGCATCGGCTTCATCGCGCTCTCCGGTGTCGCGGTGCTGAACGGCCTCGTGATCATCACCTTCATCGAGCGGCTGCGCGCTGATGGCATGAAGATCGTCGAGGCTGTCCGCGAAGGCGCGCTCACACGCCTGCGCCCGGTGATGATGACGGCGCTGGTGGCCTCGCTCGGTTTCGTGCCGATGGCGATCGCCACCGGCCCCGGCGCCGAAGTGCAGCGGCCGCTAGCCACCGTGGTCATCGGCGGCATCATCTCGTCCACCATCCTCACGCTGCTGGTTCTGCCTGCGCTCTACATCCTGTTCCGCCGGGAAAGAAACGTTCAGCCGTAG
- the ihpB gene encoding divalent metal ion exporter adaptor subunit IhpB yields the protein MNKPLMMLMAAAALAVGAGVYLNAPAGIAAPAAKASEKGHGGKGHSDKDGEKGHAHAEEGVVQMSDAKLAAAGIEILTATAGTLHNSIILNGILQPNQEALVQVTPRFPGVVREIKKRIGDTVEKGELLAKIESNQSLTTYEMRAPISGTVIDRQISLGEYASEQKPAFIVADISTVWVDLSVYRRDLARVRIGDTVQIDVGDGGTPIEAQLSYVSPVGSSDTQSALVRAVVANEGMRLRTGLFVSARLILSAKQVPVAVKSTALQTVDNKNVVFVRNGEKFEAREVELGARDFENVEIVFGLMDGDRYAAKNSFVVKAELGKSEASHDH from the coding sequence ATGAACAAGCCACTCATGATGCTGATGGCGGCCGCAGCGCTAGCTGTCGGCGCCGGCGTCTATCTCAATGCGCCCGCAGGCATTGCGGCGCCGGCCGCGAAAGCGAGCGAGAAAGGGCATGGCGGCAAGGGCCATAGCGACAAAGATGGCGAGAAGGGCCACGCCCATGCGGAGGAGGGCGTCGTCCAGATGTCCGATGCCAAGCTTGCGGCTGCAGGCATCGAGATCCTGACCGCCACGGCGGGCACGCTGCACAACTCCATCATCCTCAACGGCATTCTGCAGCCGAACCAGGAAGCGCTGGTGCAGGTCACGCCGCGCTTCCCCGGCGTCGTGCGCGAGATCAAAAAGCGTATCGGTGACACCGTCGAGAAGGGCGAACTGCTCGCCAAGATCGAGAGCAATCAGAGCCTCACCACCTATGAGATGCGCGCGCCGATTTCCGGCACCGTGATCGATCGCCAGATCTCGCTCGGCGAATATGCGTCCGAGCAGAAGCCGGCCTTCATCGTCGCCGATATTTCCACCGTCTGGGTCGATCTCTCCGTCTATCGCCGCGATCTCGCCCGCGTCCGCATCGGCGACACCGTGCAGATCGATGTCGGCGATGGCGGCACGCCCATCGAAGCGCAACTGTCTTACGTCTCGCCGGTCGGCAGCAGCGATACGCAGAGCGCGCTGGTGCGCGCGGTGGTCGCCAATGAAGGCATGCGGCTGCGCACCGGCCTGTTCGTGTCGGCGCGGTTGATCCTCTCCGCCAAGCAGGTCCCCGTCGCGGTCAAGAGCACGGCGCTGCAGACGGTCGACAACAAGAATGTCGTGTTCGTCCGCAATGGCGAAAAATTCGAGGCCCGCGAGGTCGAGCTCGGCGCGCGCGATTTTGAGAATGTCGAGATCGTGTTCGGCCTGATGGACGGCGATCGCTACGCCGCAAAGAACAGTTTTGTCGTCAAGGCCGAACTCGGCAAGTCGGAGGCGTCGCATGACCACTAA
- the ihpA gene encoding divalent metal ion exporter subunit IhpA: MFSTYATRFACAAVLFVAFMPAGKAHSQTLTMGNALQRALAASPRLTAAERDIGIARGQRIQSGALINPEISYEIDGALGSGAYRGTRSADSTLQISQMFELWGKRDARIAAGQAGLDAAGIERQAIRLEVLSETAIAFLTVLGLQRRIEILNEQVEAIDQISPLLQRRVEAGASSVAETGRADVASALVKADRERTKAALASARRELAILMGDAAPKFSVVSGRLDPGGRPPSFQSVVNAIDANPQLVRWKAIFAQRNAQLLLARLKPYPDVTISAGMRRFHDTGDNAVRLSVSVPIPIFDQNQGNILSAQESLAKTAAERQANRNTLIVVAGRAYDTLQGSLRELSILRETGIPKARDAAAAISEGYGQGRYSLLEVLDAQASVAQARLREQEAQQNFHVAVATIEGLVGNPFALARGSAR, from the coding sequence ATGTTCTCGACATACGCCACGCGTTTCGCGTGCGCGGCTGTGCTGTTCGTCGCATTCATGCCGGCGGGGAAAGCGCATTCGCAAACCCTCACCATGGGCAACGCGCTGCAGCGCGCGCTCGCGGCCAGTCCGCGTCTTACTGCGGCAGAACGCGACATCGGCATCGCGCGCGGCCAGCGCATCCAGTCCGGCGCGCTGATCAATCCGGAAATCTCCTATGAGATCGACGGTGCGCTCGGCTCCGGCGCCTATCGCGGCACGCGCTCGGCGGATTCAACGCTGCAGATCAGCCAGATGTTCGAACTCTGGGGCAAGCGCGATGCGCGCATCGCCGCGGGGCAGGCGGGGCTCGATGCGGCGGGCATCGAGCGGCAGGCCATCAGGCTGGAGGTTCTGTCCGAAACCGCCATCGCCTTTCTCACCGTGCTCGGCCTGCAGCGCCGGATCGAGATTTTGAACGAGCAGGTCGAGGCCATCGACCAGATTTCGCCGCTGCTGCAACGGCGCGTCGAGGCGGGTGCGTCCTCCGTCGCTGAAACCGGCCGCGCCGATGTCGCCTCCGCGCTGGTGAAAGCCGATCGCGAGCGCACCAAGGCGGCACTCGCCTCCGCGCGCCGCGAGCTTGCTATCCTGATGGGCGATGCGGCGCCAAAGTTCTCCGTCGTGTCCGGGCGTCTCGATCCGGGCGGTCGTCCGCCGTCGTTCCAGTCCGTGGTGAACGCCATCGATGCCAATCCGCAGCTGGTGCGCTGGAAGGCGATTTTCGCCCAGCGCAATGCGCAGCTGCTGCTGGCGCGCCTGAAGCCTTATCCGGATGTCACCATCTCCGCCGGCATGCGCCGCTTCCATGACACCGGCGACAATGCCGTGCGCCTGTCGGTTTCGGTGCCGATCCCGATCTTCGACCAGAACCAGGGCAATATCCTCTCCGCGCAGGAGAGCCTCGCCAAGACCGCCGCCGAGCGACAGGCCAATCGCAACACGCTGATCGTCGTGGCCGGTCGCGCCTATGACACGCTGCAGGGCTCGCTGCGTGAACTCAGCATCCTGCGCGAGACCGGCATTCCGAAAGCGCGCGATGCGGCTGCGGCGATTTCCGAAGGCTACGGGCAGGGCCGCTATTCGCTGCTCGAAGTGCTCGATGCGCAAGCGAGCGTCGCCCAGGCGCGGCTGCGCGAGCAGGAAGCGCAGCAGAACTTCCATGTCGCCGTCGCCACCATCGAGGGGCTGGTCGGCAATCCATTTGCACTGGCGCGGGGGAGCGCACGATGA
- a CDS encoding HpcH/HpaI aldolase family protein, which yields MANKVKEIWAKGGAVVNAWLAIPSGFSAEVMAQCGFDSVTVDIQHGVQDYQSMVTCFQAMNGHDVTPMVRVPWNEPGIIGKVLDGGAYGVICPMVNTKQEAENFVQYCKYPPRGTRSNGPIRAGMYGAGGTYQDTANAETLCIPMLETKTAVDNMEAILDVEGIAGVYIGPSDLGFSYGLVPKLDREEPEILKIYDKLIKECDKRGIAPGIHCSGPVGAAKNIAMGFKLVTLLNDSGILATGAKNWVAETRKNSGGKA from the coding sequence ATGGCAAACAAGGTCAAGGAAATCTGGGCAAAGGGCGGCGCCGTCGTCAATGCGTGGCTGGCGATCCCGTCGGGCTTCTCCGCCGAGGTGATGGCGCAGTGCGGCTTCGACAGCGTCACCGTCGATATCCAGCACGGCGTGCAGGACTATCAGTCCATGGTCACCTGCTTCCAGGCCATGAACGGCCATGACGTGACGCCAATGGTGCGCGTGCCATGGAACGAGCCCGGCATTATCGGCAAGGTGCTCGATGGCGGCGCCTATGGCGTGATCTGCCCGATGGTCAACACCAAGCAGGAAGCCGAGAACTTCGTCCAGTACTGCAAGTATCCGCCGCGCGGCACCCGCTCCAACGGTCCGATCCGCGCCGGCATGTATGGCGCCGGCGGCACCTATCAGGACACGGCGAATGCCGAGACGCTGTGCATCCCGATGCTGGAGACCAAGACCGCCGTCGACAATATGGAAGCCATCCTCGATGTCGAAGGCATCGCCGGCGTCTATATCGGCCCCAGCGATCTCGGCTTCTCCTATGGCCTCGTGCCGAAGCTCGACCGTGAAGAGCCGGAGATCCTCAAGATCTACGACAAGCTCATCAAGGAATGCGACAAGCGCGGTATCGCGCCGGGCATCCACTGCTCGGGCCCGGTCGGCGCCGCCAAGAACATCGCCATGGGCTTCAAGCTGGTGACGCTGCTCAATGACAGCGGCATCCTCGCCACTGGCGCGAAGAACTGGGTCGCCGAGACCCGCAAGAACTCCGGCGGCAAGGCGTAA
- a CDS encoding malate/lactate/ureidoglycolate dehydrogenase, producing the protein MVTVQVDKLIAFVADVFEHASSTKEEAKRIATYLTTANLTGHDSHGVIRVPVYIRWRNNGMIIPNQTIEIPVDTPSLAVVDGRFGYGQTVGPQAVQLGIDKCKAAGLSAVATKNSGHIGRIGDWAEMAAAEGLVSIHFVTAAGSVLVAPYGGVERRLSTAPYCVGIPRAGGPPVVLDFATSVVAEGKVLVASRGGKKLPKGALIAPNGDLSEDPFLLYGPNVDGTRDHSKGTGAIRAFGDHKGSGLALICELLGGALTGNGATKHGRPFANGMFSIYVDPKKIDPANFFDGEVARYVDFFKSAKPAAGVDAVMIPGDNEAKTRADRTANGVPLPDETWAAIVQTARDVGVSEEAVKHATS; encoded by the coding sequence ATGGTTACAGTTCAAGTCGACAAACTGATCGCCTTCGTCGCTGATGTGTTCGAGCATGCGTCTTCCACCAAGGAGGAAGCCAAGCGCATCGCCACCTATCTCACCACGGCGAACCTCACCGGCCATGACAGCCACGGCGTCATCCGCGTGCCCGTCTATATCCGCTGGCGCAATAACGGGATGATCATCCCGAACCAGACCATCGAGATCCCCGTCGATACGCCGTCCCTCGCTGTCGTCGATGGCCGCTTCGGCTATGGCCAGACCGTCGGCCCGCAGGCCGTGCAACTCGGCATCGACAAGTGCAAGGCGGCGGGCCTGTCCGCGGTCGCCACCAAGAATTCCGGTCACATCGGCCGCATCGGCGACTGGGCCGAAATGGCTGCGGCAGAAGGTCTCGTCTCCATCCATTTCGTCACGGCTGCGGGCTCCGTTCTCGTCGCGCCTTATGGCGGCGTCGAGCGTCGCCTTTCCACGGCACCATACTGCGTGGGCATTCCGCGCGCCGGCGGCCCGCCGGTGGTGCTCGATTTCGCGACCTCGGTGGTGGCTGAAGGCAAGGTCCTGGTCGCCTCGCGCGGCGGCAAGAAGCTGCCCAAGGGCGCGCTGATCGCACCGAATGGCGATCTCAGTGAAGACCCGTTCCTGCTTTACGGTCCCAATGTGGATGGCACCCGCGATCATTCCAAGGGTACCGGTGCCATCCGTGCCTTCGGCGATCACAAGGGGTCTGGTCTGGCGCTGATCTGCGAATTGCTCGGTGGCGCGCTCACCGGCAACGGCGCCACCAAGCATGGCCGCCCGTTCGCCAATGGCATGTTCTCGATCTATGTTGACCCGAAGAAGATCGACCCCGCCAATTTCTTCGATGGCGAAGTCGCGCGCTATGTGGATTTCTTCAAGAGCGCCAAGCCGGCCGCCGGCGTCGATGCCGTGATGATCCCCGGCGACAACGAGGCGAAGACCCGCGCCGACCGCACGGCGAACGGCGTGCCGCTGCCGGACGAGACCTGGGCGGCCATCGTGCAGACCGCGCGCGATGTCGGTGTCAGCGAAGAGGCCGTCAAGCACGCGACATCGTAA
- a CDS encoding ABC transporter ATP-binding protein, with protein MALLEIKDLHVRYGEIVALQGISCKVEEGQVVTLLGANGAGKSTTLRAISGLAKPSEGDILFDGKSIAGLGPEAIVRLGISHVPEGRRVFPGLTVKENIMLGGSNRKASKADLAREADAMFDLFPDIRKFTDALGWTLSGGQLQMVAVARGLMAKPRLLLLDEPSLGLAPVIVQAVFRIITEIRQSTTVLLVEQNARMGLSVADHGYVLETGRIVLDGKPEDLWANEAIAAAYLGGHGKPAAGLPAH; from the coding sequence ATGGCGCTGCTCGAAATCAAGGACCTCCACGTCCGCTATGGCGAGATAGTCGCCCTTCAAGGCATCAGCTGCAAGGTCGAGGAAGGGCAGGTGGTCACATTGCTCGGCGCCAATGGCGCCGGCAAGTCGACCACGCTGCGCGCCATTTCCGGTCTGGCCAAACCCAGCGAGGGCGACATCCTGTTCGATGGCAAGTCCATCGCCGGCCTCGGCCCGGAGGCCATCGTGCGCCTCGGCATTTCGCATGTGCCGGAGGGCAGGCGGGTGTTTCCCGGCCTGACGGTGAAAGAGAACATCATGCTCGGCGGCTCCAACCGCAAGGCGAGCAAGGCCGATCTCGCGCGCGAGGCGGATGCCATGTTCGATCTCTTCCCGGACATCCGCAAATTCACCGATGCGCTCGGCTGGACGCTGTCCGGCGGACAGTTGCAGATGGTGGCGGTTGCGCGCGGATTGATGGCCAAGCCGCGGCTGCTGCTGCTGGACGAGCCCTCGCTCGGCCTCGCCCCCGTCATCGTGCAGGCGGTTTTCCGCATCATCACGGAGATCCGGCAATCCACCACGGTCTTGCTTGTGGAGCAAAATGCGCGCATGGGACTTTCTGTCGCCGATCATGGCTACGTGCTGGAAACCGGCCGTATCGTGCTCGACGGCAAACCGGAGGATCTCTGGGCCAACGAGGCCATTGCAGCCGCCTATCTCGGCGGTCACGGCAAGCCCGCCGCGGGCTTGCCCGCGCATTAG
- a CDS encoding branched-chain amino acid ABC transporter ATP-binding protein/permease: MSTTENIQSVADIARPKPLLIRHAPYFIAAAIVVFLAASMRFDGYILNILMQATTFAIAVFGLSVVLGLCGQINLAQAAFFGFGAYAVGLGTTDYQLNYWLCLFGGCAMALAAGALLGLSTLRLGGHYLAMVTISFQQIITLIMINAIWLTKGPDGVSKIGRPSIFMSSQAYLAFCVAVLAIVGYLVWHLPDTRLGRAMRAVRDNELAAGVAGIDVFRTKIYAFAICALLGGLGGGLFAGGFAYISPDQFSFAESIVFLTMSLLGGVASPIGSAIGTGLLILIPEWLRFLKSVPGLYLAIYGLSVILIIRFMPDGIWGWVSMAYDRLRPPKKVMPSTAPLVLKPAATGDEMVLRVSSLSKHFGGLKAVDEVDIAVHRGSVHALIGPNGSGKTTTLNVLSGLYEATSGKVMLDGTDVTTMPPHLRTAAGLGRTFQNIRLFRSMTALENVIIGAERPGNTLIGKGDHAALTERALAALTFVGLGSRANELISSFSYGHQRLIEIARALAGNPTLLLLDEPAAGLNSSEKIELHELLKRIAAQGLTILIIDHDMTLVSEAAQHITVLNFGRRIADGESMAVLRHPDVVSAYLGTA; this comes from the coding sequence ATGAGCACCACCGAAAATATCCAGTCGGTCGCCGATATCGCGCGCCCGAAGCCGCTGCTGATCCGTCACGCACCATATTTCATCGCGGCCGCCATCGTCGTCTTCCTCGCGGCGTCGATGCGGTTCGACGGCTACATTCTCAACATCCTGATGCAGGCGACGACCTTTGCCATTGCCGTATTCGGCCTGTCCGTCGTGCTCGGCCTGTGCGGCCAGATCAATCTGGCGCAGGCCGCGTTCTTCGGTTTCGGCGCCTATGCGGTCGGCCTCGGCACCACGGACTATCAGCTCAATTACTGGCTCTGCCTGTTCGGCGGCTGCGCCATGGCGCTGGCGGCCGGCGCTTTGCTCGGCCTGTCCACGTTGCGGCTCGGCGGGCATTACCTCGCCATGGTGACGATCTCGTTCCAGCAGATCATCACGCTGATCATGATCAACGCCATCTGGCTCACCAAGGGTCCGGACGGCGTGTCGAAGATCGGCCGTCCGTCGATCTTCATGTCGTCGCAGGCCTATCTCGCCTTCTGCGTCGCGGTGCTCGCCATCGTCGGCTATCTCGTTTGGCATCTGCCCGATACCAGGCTCGGCCGCGCCATGCGCGCGGTGCGCGACAATGAGTTGGCAGCCGGCGTCGCTGGCATCGATGTGTTCCGCACCAAGATCTACGCCTTTGCCATCTGCGCGCTGCTTGGCGGTCTCGGCGGCGGGTTGTTCGCAGGCGGCTTTGCCTATATCTCGCCGGATCAGTTCTCCTTCGCCGAATCCATCGTGTTCCTGACGATGTCGCTGCTCGGCGGCGTGGCGTCGCCGATCGGTTCGGCCATCGGCACGGGTTTGCTCATCCTGATCCCGGAATGGCTGCGCTTCCTCAAGAGCGTGCCCGGCCTCTATCTCGCCATCTACGGCCTGTCGGTGATCCTGATCATCCGTTTCATGCCCGATGGCATCTGGGGATGGGTCAGCATGGCCTATGATCGCCTGCGTCCGCCGAAGAAGGTGATGCCATCGACCGCGCCGCTCGTCCTCAAGCCCGCGGCGACCGGCGACGAGATGGTGTTGCGTGTCTCCAGCCTGTCGAAGCATTTCGGTGGCCTCAAGGCTGTCGATGAAGTCGACATCGCCGTGCATCGTGGCAGCGTGCATGCGCTGATCGGCCCGAACGGCTCCGGCAAGACCACCACGCTCAACGTGTTGTCGGGCCTGTATGAGGCGACATCCGGCAAGGTCATGCTCGATGGCACCGATGTCACCACCATGCCGCCGCATCTGCGCACGGCCGCGGGGCTTGGCCGCACGTTCCAGAACATCCGCCTGTTCCGCTCCATGACGGCGCTGGAAAACGTCATCATCGGCGCCGAGCGGCCGGGCAATACGCTGATCGGCAAGGGCGATCATGCAGCCCTCACCGAACGCGCGCTGGCGGCGCTGACCTTTGTGGGCCTCGGCTCGCGCGCCAATGAGCTGATCTCCAGCTTCTCCTACGGCCATCAGCGCCTGATCGAGATCGCGCGCGCGCTCGCCGGCAATCCGACCCTGCTGCTGCTCGACGAGCCCGCGGCCGGTCTGAACTCGTCGGAGAAGATCGAACTGCACGAGCTGCTCAAGCGCATCGCCGCGCAGGGGCTGACCATCCTGATCATCGATCACGACATGACGCTGGTGTCGGAAGCTGCCCAGCACATCACCGTGCTCAATTTCGGACGCCGCATCGCGGACGGCGAGTCGATGGCCGTGCTGCGCCATCCCGATGTCGTCTCTGCCTATCTGGGAACTGCGTGA